The Plasmodium coatneyi strain Hackeri chromosome 11, complete sequence DNA segment CAcccatatttatatatgaacacgCATATGCTcatgcatttatttattcatccCCCTTTTATGTTTGATTTTAATATTTAGCTTATATAAGCATAACTGCAACTTTTAATTATTTCTACCCCATAAGAGTAATTGTTTTTGCCTTTAGTTTAGCGTATAAGTGTAAACACGTGCACAAGTTTTactgcatatgtgcatagtTACACCTGCATCCGTGCGCACATATTGTGTGTATGCCTGCACGGtgagtttcctttttttttttttttttttgttaattagATCGATACAAACTTTTCGTAAACCTCTTGGGTCTTTACCCACCCCTTTTCCAAAAACGTTCCTGCGAAAACGCAATGTAAATATATTGCATACGTTAAGTGTATGCGGATGTTCTAATAAGAAAGCGGAAACACACTTTTGTCGTTGGGGATACACCCTCGGTGTTGCTTCACAGTAGAAAAGGTgtgaaaatttccttttaGAAACTGAATTGGTCAGTTATTATGCTTTGAGTGGTGTCTTGTAGTGGTTACCCAGAGGAGGGAAATTTTCCCACGCAAACATCGCACATTACACGAGAGGAAGGTTGACACAATGGAGGTACCTTTTAATACTCCCACAGAGGGTTCGCACGCGCATGCTAGTCATGCGTAGGAAGCGCGTATCTTATGTTTAACTGTGTGGTGCAATGTGcgaatttatttatatttccttGGTTCCTCTCACGTGTCTATTGTGACGGCGTgtccctcatttttttgttttctttttccccatttctaACGCAACTCAGGAACTGGCGCACGAAGTTGAGctaacttccctttttaataaattatctgtaaaaaaaaagaaacatgcTTATTGTTCCCATCCCCCATGGGTTTTCAAAAGGAAACACACCCGCAATGATAGCAGCACTGCATGTGGAATAGTGTCAGAGTTTCATACGTTTGTAGTGAACGCATTTAGTCTACATTTGTagtgcactttttttcaatGCACCCTCACggtatgctttttttttttgcctcgaCGTGATTAAACTGTTGcccattttttggaaaactATCCCCCCCTGTATAGGATGGatcaaaaaatgtaaatatagAGAACGCCCTGCAGATTGTGTACAAGTTGGTAAGTCTTCAAAAAGGATGCAGCGGACTGACTCCATCCGTTTGAAGAGATATTTTCGAGCGTAACGCCGCCAATAGCGAACTCTTCAAATTAGTGCAACTCCCGACAAGCTTTCCTCAACCTGAgtccattttcccctttaggGTTATGTCCCTTCAAAGGAAGACATAGACGAATTTATGCACGCCACCAACGGTTGGGAAAAGAGCACACAAGTTGTGATCACCTctaaatatattttgcaaatgattgacaaaaaaggaatttataGTAGCTGCCCCTTACACATCCCATTCTCCATTACTACATTTTACCCACCCCTCGTAGGAATATGTTCCCTgtcaaatataaaaaagttttGCGAAAAAGTGAAGTTGTCTAGTGTCTCCACGGATGGATTAGTCGACGTATTTAACCATTACGATGTTAATGTAAATGCTGCTCAACTTTATGCTTAATTATTCCCATGTTTGCAATACTGTTTGGAGATTCTaaacaattttaaatattgtaaaaaaaagggagggaataaaaaacgaaagatGCAGTGCGCCTTCCTTTGTTGCCTAATCATGCGCATATTTTCACAGTAACAATTTCAACACACGTGTAGTTATAACATAtgccatttttacttttcttttatcgtgaaaaaaagaaaacaggCAAAATTTCCAAGGATCAGTTTAAGTCACTCTTCACCACTGTTGGGTCAAGAATGTCCAATGCAGAAATGGATACAATTATCAGGTGCGTAAGGCGCGGTGAAGTGGACTCTCCATTTTGACGCAATGAAAGGTTCGTTAGCTTAGTTTAactatataaatatgtttatatatacattttttttttggaacaCTGCTAGGGAGCTGTGCAACGAGGCGGACCAAATTGATTACAAGGAGTTCCTCAACAAGTAACGGCGCCTGCACAGGAATATGCGTGTGCTTATGTGATATCTGATGAGGCACGTATAACACCCGTTCggtgcttcccctttttggtaGGTTGCTAGCCCAGTAATGTAAAGCTCATATGTCACGTAGGACTATCAGTCTGTGTACCCTCCATTCCAATGACCACATGTAGCGCCGCCCAAATAAAACATCCCCCTGCCGGAGGTCGTCCCAATTCTTATTAGCTCTACTTCTACGTAGCAATAATCCTCGCAAAATTAGAATTTtcatttcacatttttttactaatCATTTCGGAATCGCTTCCTGTTATGTGGTTTCACATAAAGTGGCGAACCCTCCAAATGGACGAATTTGAagagacagaaaaaaaaaaaaaaaaaaaaaaaaaaaaatataataaacagAAAGGCAGCAATATTGTGACAATGAAAAGTCAACAATAATTTGGTGATAATGAGGTGGTCTCAAAATTAATGAAGACACGAGTGCTAGCAAAATGGCGGCAAAAATAATTACTTTAcaaactataaaaaaaacacaaatttAATAACATAATTGCAGCATTTCTGTCTCGTCATGATGCTCACTATACTCGCTAGCTACACACCTGCGCAACTTATACACACCCGCGTATATACgggcatatatacatatgtgggctgtacatacaaaaaaaaaaaaaagctcaCACGCATATAACctaaacatatacataaacatacacataaacatgCACAACTGCTGTGCcttaaaaaggtgaaatattttaattaaaaaatattgcaaGAAGCGCAGacatgcatgcacatgtgtgttcCTACCTTGCCCTTTGCAAATAGCAATACACATACCGTTACACATATGCAAACACGTATGTATGCGTGCCGTATGGGGGGTGAGCGCTTTTCTTGGAGGAAATGGCTTTTACATAAACAAAATGTTTCCTCCGTTTTGGCAGTCTTcgtgacaaaattttccattttaatttgGTTTTTGATGACTGCACCACGCTGACAACCCTCCCGGCAGAACAAGAACGGCGTGCTCCGCGCATCCTGCATCGTATCCAGCTTTTAACTGCTCCCTCCTGCCAAACTAGGGAAGGACGCCCTCATCATTTTCAGCGCCATACGGCGACTGgggctttttcttctttttctcctttttgatACGGAAGATGCTGAGGAAGCTCTGGTTGATGCTTTGGTACGACTGgtagaatttattttttttgttaattttatttttcttgggaaggaagtttttattttgtgaCCTGTACAGTTTGAGAAATTTCTTCAGTACTTTTTTGCAAGTCCTGTGGGATAGCACCCTCTCACATGCGACGTTGTACGATTTGTCTCCATTGATGTCCCTGACAGAGACGTCCGCTCCTCTGGTCATTAGAACATCCGCAATATCGTAGAGGCCGTAAAAGATGGAATATATGAGGGAAGTTTCTCCGTGAATATTGGTAAGGTtgtaattaatatttttcccttcgttAAGAATATGATGTGCTAGAATTTCATTCCTTGTTCGGATGCATATCATTAGGGGGCACTCCCCATTTATGTTGTCCTTACAGTTCACGTCTATGTTATTTGTTAGCAAAAGTTGGACAACCTTTTCCTGATTTTCCAAACAAGCGATATGCAAAGCATTTTGGTGGTACTTATTTGTTAGGTTTATATTTACATTATTTTCAAgtagaaattttaaaatttctaaaTTCCCCTCCTCCGCGGCAGCATGAATTGGAGACAACACACTATTTGAATCCAGCTGGTTaataatttccttcttcagtgtgtgcaaatattttaatatgtTTACTCTCTCCAATTTGGACGCCTGGATAAATGGTAGGGACCATAAATTATGTTCCTTCTGTAGCAGCTGTGGGTACTTTTTCAACAACAACTGCACAGTTGATAggtcatttttaaaaattgcgcaCGACAGGACTTCAGTTAAAATGTGTCTGTCACAAGGTTTTTCTCCTGCCCCGGCATCAATAAAATGATTCACCCAAGCTTTGTTCAAATTGTAGGCAAGCAAAATGGGGGTGAATTTGTTATGGTAGCACCAGTTTGGGTTGGCTTTATTTTCTAGTAGTAGCTGTATAATTTCACTTATGTTATTCTCGCAGGCAAGGTATAGGGGGGACTTATAATCCCTCACGAAGGGACAAATGATATTCaaattttctccattttttactaGCGAATTTACGATAgagaaatttttcttcttaatggCGATGTTCAGAGGGATGTATCCATTTTCTATGTCTATGGGGAAGGTCACATAATAACTGTCACATGTGTTTCCGTAGGGACTCACACAAATCGTGTTACAATtgtcgttatttttttttgttccttcccacGAAGTTAAATCCGCATCGTTTGAGGTTTGATTTTCGAGTGAGTTTCCCTTATCAACGTTGTTTGCCCTGTCAAGggagttccccttttcggTGGCGCCTTCCTCTGGTGAATTTCCCTCCTTGGGggcatttttctccatttccaTACTGGCTGGGGGAGATGCACCCTGACCTCGGTCGTTCACCCATGCTTCGATACTACTATTGGCAGCCTCCGCAAGGGATCCTTCACGGTCCATCGTAGCAGAGTTCTTATAGCTATACTGGatgatattatttttcttcttccgctTCCTCCTCTCTTCTAGCAAGACTTCAACGAACTCCTTGGATTCATTTTCGCACGCGATGTACAAGGGGGATTTCCCTAAATAATCCCAAATGTCAATTTTGGCCCCTCCTTTTAGAACCAAGTAGAAGAGGTAtctatttcttttactaATGGCGAGCGATATAGGCAGCGTCCAAATGTCAATTCCTCTGTTTTCATCCGTTTCGATGGTTAACGGAGTGTTGGATAGTAGTTCACTTCCCTTATCTCTGAGCAGGTATACCAAATtattgtttttatatttctcacTCTTACTCAGATCGTACAATTCTTCTTGTATCTTTTTACTTAActttacacatatttttatattttcatttttcaacGCTACACTGTACCCTTTGACGTAAATATCCAGTCCTATACTTTCGAGGAAGCATTTACTTCCCCATGAGCCCAAGATATCCAAATTGGGTTGTACAAAATGTGACTGAATATATGGGTCATCCACggatattaaatttttatacccCTTGGAAAAAGGGCAATCTTCACATTTACATTtgaaatttatttcttctgtgGTGTATATACAGCTCTTTCCATTACATCGGcatttgttcaaatttttctcttcctcattttcagCGTCATCTTCGTCACtgtcctcttcctcctcatcaaaCGTGTTAACATTGTTGTGTAGAATATTCAtgcagaaaatattttctgctGTTAACACTTTGGACTTTTTATTACTTCCATTTtggttactttttttactttcatagaaatttttcttttccaattttttcttcttatggttttttttttctgcatcaTGTGCATCCTTTGATGCGTGCTTCTCCTCGGCATGGCTTACACTATTACTTTCGTGCAATTGCTCATCAGTTTCTTCACCATCCTCGTACCTTTTGTGACTTCTTTTGTCCTCTTTTCTATCACTTGGGTTATTCACCTGGGGGTCCCCGCTTCTCCTCTCATTGTCAATCCTTTTCTCATTCCGATTCTCCTCCCCTTCTCTtacttttcttatttttatttcttcctccacatTTTCGGAAAACCCCTTCTCGTCGTTCTTCCTCTTGCTATTTTCATTAGTCTGCCTTCCCTCGCAACAGATCCTACCTCCATTCTTGTGACCGTTCTGATGAGCCTCTCCCACGTGTCCCCTCTCTTCGATGTTGTAACTGtcatcctcttcttccctcttcaGGCACTTGCCGTCCGTTCCTTTACATTCGTGCTTCATCGTGCAGGTGCTATTTTCCGGTTCGTACACGGGGCTGCTCTTCTCGTTACTGCACGCTGCGGAATATTCACCCGAGAGGAACTCATCAAATATATCCTTCTTCTCGTGTGCGCCAAAATGCTTCGTGCGGCTATGGTGTAGACGATCATGGTGGGGGTAATTATGGTGGGACTGTTCATGATGTGCATGATGATGATGTGCCCGTTCGTGGTGCTCCTGGTCGTGCCCTTCATGCGGTTGGGGGGTGTTGCTTCCACTTTGGTTGGGATCTGCGGTGGTCGAGTTCTTCCCCCCGTACTTGCCGTGCGTGTGTCCACCGTAGCTGCTACTCATTCCGATACCACTGCTAACTACGCTGCCTTGTGGCTTCGAACTAGCCGCCGGAACCTGCAGATCGTCTTTTCGGCTCTGCGGGGAACTCTTCGCATAGGTGCTATAATCCGGGTGGGGAAGGCCATTCTGCATCTTCGAAGAATAGCCAAAGTGCTTAATAgtattatagaaaaaattgttaaaaatgctAAAGTTGTTATTCGTTTCGGATTGGCTGATACTGCACTCTGTTTCGCTATTCAGCACAGACTTCAGTTTTTTCTTACTACCAACATTTCGGCTGCGGTCCTGGTCACGACTGCGGCTG contains these protein-coding regions:
- a CDS encoding Troponin c-like protein, producing the protein MEELAHEVELTSLFNKLSDGSKNVNIENALQIVYKLGYVPSKEDIDEFMHATNGICSLSNIKKFCEKVKLSSVSTDGLVDVFNHYDVNKTGKISKDQFKSLFTTVGSRMSNAEMDTIIRELCNEADQIDYKEFLNK